The nucleotide sequence CACTCGGCCTTGCTGATGTTGCCGGCGCGGCGTTCGTCCCACAGCTTCCAGGCATCCGAACCCGACCCCAGCACCTTGCCCTTCCAGTTGCCGCGCAGCATGGGCCCGGCCGGCAGGTAGACACAGGGCAGCCCCGCGCTGAGCGCGCCCATCAGCAGGCCCGGCGTGGTCTTGTCGCAGCCGCCCATCAGCACCGCGCCGTCCACCGGGTGGCTGCGCAGCAGCTCTTCGGCTTCCATCGCCAGCATGTTGCGATAGAGCATGGTCGTCGGCTTGACGAAGGATTCGGACACCGACAAAGCGGGCAGCTCCACGGGGAAGCCGCCAGCCTGCAACACGCCGCGCTTGACGTCGGCGACCCGCTCGCGGAAGTGCATATGGCAAGGCTGCAGGTCGGACCAGGTGTTCAGGATGGCGATGATGGGCCGGCCTTCCCAGTCTTCCGGCGCATAGCCCATCTGCATCATGCGCGAGCGGTGGCCGAAGGAGCGCAGGTCGTCCTTGGCCATCCAGCGCGCGCTGCGCAGGCTCTCGTAAGTACGTGTCATGGGTTCCACTCGTATAGGTTTTATCGGGCTGCCGGACGCGGCAAGGCTTGTCTCGAGGGCATTGAAACACTAATGTATTAGTATGTCAACGCACCCCAGCCGCTACAATTCCGGTCCCGATTCGTATCCTAACCTTGGCCGCGCCCGGCGCCGCCCCACGGCCGGCGCCCGGCCCCGCCACGACGCCATGTCCCTGACGGAAACCCTTTCCACCTTGCGCCTGGACCGCTCGCGCCACGCGGCCCCGCAGGTCTTCGAGAAGCTGCGCGAACTGATCGTGTCGCTGGAACTCGCGCCCGGTACGGTGCTGCCGCGGCCGGAGCTGGCCGAAGCCTTCGGCCTGAGCCAGACCCCGATCCGCGACGCCCTGCTGCGGCTTAGCGAGGAAGGCCTGGTGGACATCTTTCCCCAGCACACCACCGAGGTCAGCCGCATCGATATCGCGGCCGCGCGCCAAGCCCATTTCCTGCGCCGCTCGCTGGAGCTCGAAATCGTCCACCTGCTGGCGCAGCGCCCCGACCCGCTGCTGGCCGCGCGCCTGCAGGCCCACATCGACCTGCAGCGCGCCGGCCTGGCGGCCAACCAGTACGCGCAATTCATCGCGGCGGACCAGGCCTTTCACCGCGAAATGCATGAGGCCGCCGGCGTGGCCGGTTTATGGGAACTGGAACAGCGCTACAGCGGCCACGTCGATCGGCTGCGGCGCCTGCACCTGCCGGAAGCCGGCAAGGCCGAGCGCATCCTGCAGGACCACCAGCGCGTGCTGGACGCCATCGTCGCCCAGGACGCGCAGCGCGCGCAGCAAGCGCTGCGCGAACACCTGTCGGGCACCCTGAGCCAGGTCGACGACATCTGCAAGCGATATCCGGACTACGTTCGCGAGGGGTGATATCCCCGGGCCGCAAGCGCCCGCAATGGAACTATCGCCCCACGTTAGTAACGATGGCGATCGGCGGCAGCCTTTATGCCGGCCGTTTCCATACCGTCCTATCGGCGCCCTTGGCCGCCATGGCTGGCGCTTCGTCCGGCGTGCCGGCCTCGCTGGCCAGGGCCGGCGATGACGGCACGCCATCGACCCAGGTGCGCAGCATCACCTGCGTCACCGCCAGGATGACGGGCCCGATAAACAGGCCCACCGGGCCGAAGGCCAGCAATCCGCCCACCACGCCGCACAGAATCAGTAGCAGCGGCAGGCGCACGCCGCGGCTGATCAGCAGCGGTCGCAGCACGTTGTCCATGGTGCCGATGAAGATGGACCACAAAAGCAGTAGCGTCGCGGCAATGTTGGCGTCCAGCCGGTATAGCCAGATGACGCCCACCGCCATGGGCAGCAAGGGTCCGATCTGTGCGACGCACAGCAGCAGCATGATGGCGGTCAGGATGCCGGCCGCCGGCACGCCGGCCAGCCATAGCCCGGCGCCGCCCAGGGCGGCCTGCACGACCGCGGTCAGCACGATGCCCAGCGCCACCGCCCGCACCGCCTGCCCCGCCAATCGGATCGCCACCGCGCCGGAGGGCCCGGCCAGCCGGACGGACAGGCGCGTCACGAATCCCGCCGCGGCCTCCCCATGGGCATACAGGATGCCGGAGAACACCAGCGTCACCAGCATGTGGATCATGAAGGCGCCCAGCACCGTGGCATGGCCCAGCGCCCAGCGGGCGCCCGTCGTCAGGTAGGGCTCTATCCTTGCGAGCAGCCCGCCCGGCCCGGCGTCGGAGAGCTTCTGCCATTCCGTGGCGGTGCGGTAGCCGATCAACGGAATATCGTGCACCCAGGCGGGAGGCGGCAGCAAGGCGTAGGTGGGCAGCTTGCGGATGGCGCCGATGATGTCGTTGGCGCGGTCCGCCAGCGTCGTGATGGTGTGGTACAGCGGCAGTGCCATCACCACCACCAGTCCCGCCATCATGACCAGGACCGCCAGCCAGCGCCGGTTGCCCAGGTGCCGCTGCAGGCCCAGTAGCAGCGGCCAGGTCGCCACCACGATGGTGCCGGCCCAGATGAAGCCGGGAACGAAGGGCCGCACGATATAGAGGCTGCCCGCCAGCAAGGCCGACAGCACGACGATAAGGAAGAAGATCCGCGCGATGTCCGTGCGATCAGCCTGCGCCATATCGCCTCCTTGCGGCGCGAACGCCGGCCAGGTAGTGGCCGCGCCCCGGGGCTGCAACGAAGGTGCCGCGCGAAGCGGCGCGGGACCGCGGATACAGCGCAATTTACGCCGTCCGGCCACGCCCGTCCATGCTGCGTAAGCAGCCGCCAGTCAGCCCGCGCCCGCGCAGCGCCGCCGCATCAGGGCGTCGAACGCGTCGAAGATCTTCTGGATGTAGAGGTTCTTGAACCGCAGGCCGTCCTGTTCGACTTCCGGATGCACGAGCATGGTGGCGTTGGTTTCGAATACCAGGATGCGGCCGTCCGGCAGCAGGGAAAAATCGATGCCGCAGTAGTCCAGGTCCATGCGGCCGCCGATGCGCCGCAGCGCCTCCCAGGCCTGCGTGCCCAGCACCGCGCGCGGATCCTCCAGGAAATGGCGCTCTTCCTCCAGCTTCCACGCATCGGACAGCATGTCGGCCGAGAAATAATGCAGCAGCCACTGGCTGCCGATGGCCAGGTGATAGGGATAGGGCTCGCCGTCGATGAAGATGACCCGGTATTTGCGGTAGTAGCCGTCCGCCGACCGGTAGTCGCGATATGCGGTCAAGTACATGTCCGTGCCGGGCGGCGGCGCCACCGTGTCGGCCGCGGAAGACAGCAGCGTCACCCCGCTGCCGCCATGCTCGCCCGCCGGCCGGGCGATCGCGGGATAGCACATTCCCGCCGCCGCGATGGCGTCGTGCACGCTTGCCGGCTGCGCGGGATGCCAGCGTATCGTGGTGGGAACGTCGATGCCGGCGATGCCTTGCAGCAGCGCGCCGATATTCTCGCGCGTCGTGCGTTCGATGCGATCCGGCAGATTCAGCAGCGGCGCCCGCGCGGTGGCGGCGAAGTCCGCCAGCGCCTGCCGGCACGGTACGCCCAGGTCGGCATCGCCCACCACATTGAACGCCAGGTCGTAACGCCGCGGCAGCGGCCCGTGTCCGCGCCCCCGGCCGATCAGCCCCAGGTCCACCACCCAGCGGATGACGCGGTTCAGCGCCGGCGGCAGCAGATGACGGAACGGCACGTTGGCGAAGCCGGACGAGCACAGAATCAGCACCGTGCGGCGCGGGGTGGCCGCCTTGGCCCGCGCGAAGGCCGGTTCGCGGCGGTAGCGGCGATGGACATCGCGCGCGCCGCCGTTCTGCCGGCCCAGTTGGCGCAGCACCCATGCCATGCACAGTCGCGCCGTGCCCAGCAGCGGATCGATCATCAGCGCCCGCTCCAGCCAGTGGCCGGCCGCGTTCCACTGCCGATGCCGCGCGTAGACGCGGCCGATCTCGAACAGATCGATCGCGCGCCGGCGCTCGATGGCATCGATGCCGATACGGGCAGAGGCCGCGTCGGCCACCTGGCCGCTGGCGTCCAGCGCCTCGACCAGCGCGCGATAGACTTCCACCGCCAGGGGCAATTGGACGGCCGCCTGTTGCAGCGCGTGAACCGCTTCGGCATGCCGCCCGGACGCATGCAGGGCGCGTCCCAGCGCAAGCCATTGAGGGCCGGAAAGTGACGGGGCGTCGGGGGTGGCGGACATCGGCGGGCCTGCAAAAAAGCGCCACTCTAAGAGCGGCGCCCTGAAAAACGCCTGTATGCCGGCCACGCGCGGCGTGCGCGGGGCGATATGCGCCGTCGGCTAAACCTGGCGCAGCGCCGGCAGGTCCAGGATGCGGACCTGCTTGCCGTGCAGCGCGATCAGGCCGCGCTGCTGCAGGCGCGAGAACATGCGGCTGACGGTCTCCAGCTTCATGCCCAGGTGCGAGCCGATTTCCTCGCGGCTCATGCGCAAGGTGAAGGAAACCGCGGAGTAGCCACGTTCGGCGTAACGGTCGGCAAGGTCCACGAGAAAGGCCGCGACGCGCTCTTCCGCGTTCAGGTTGCCCATCAGCATGAGGAGTTTCGACTCGCGCACGATTTCGCGGCTCAGCATGCGCTCCATGCCGCGGCGCACGTCGGTGAACTCGTCGGCGAGCGCCTCGATCTCGCGATACGGCAGCACGCACACCATCATGTCTTCCAGGGCCACGGCCTCGGTTTCGTGGCGGCCCGTGGCAATGGCGTCCATGCCCAGGAATTCTCCGCCCAGGTGAAAACCGGTGATCTGCTGGCGACCATCCCGGTAAAGCCGGATGCTCTTGCAGGTGCCGGCACGCGACACGTACAGATTGCGCAAGGGGTCGCCGGCACGGAATACGGCTTCCCCGGCGCTGACCTTGCGCGCGCAAAGCGGAAGGCCCGCGGGCCTATCCTGCCCGCCCCGGCAAAGCTGGGCCGCCTGGCAGAGCTTGCGGGCGCCGCAACTGTCGCAAGGCAGCCGCGATGAAGCCGGATGCGTGGCCGCCGCGCCATCCTCGCGCCACGCGGCGCCGCCGGCGGTGAAGGCGGAGGAGTCGTGCATGAGGGGGTGTACGGTATCCATGGCGGCTCTCCCGGGAAAAGGGTTCGTTGGCGGCACGCGTCTGCTCCATGCCGCGGTTGAACGGAATTGTGCCCGCCATGCCCTGCCGGCCTCTATCGGCGTTTGAGGGATACTTTTTGTAGGGCATCCCCTACGCGTCGGCCGCCTCTTCGCGGCCGCCCTTCCCCGACGGGATGTCCCTTGCGGGGAACGTTTCGCGACAGCACCGCGGCCGGTTCCCCACGCCTGTCGCGGCGCCCGGCATTCGGGGCCACGGCGATGCGCATCGGGGCGAATGTTGCACAAAAGAAACAGAACGGCCGTGCAACCGCCGAAAAATCAATAAAAAAATTCCTTTTTACGGAAAACAGTGTTAGCCGAACTGGGATACACTTCCGCGTCGCTTTGATCGGGAGCTTCGCTCCATGCGCAAACCGTTGGAGTTTCTTGCCTGCGTGCCCTTGCCATGGCTCCTATACCGCCTGACCGAGTACCACCGCAATTTTCCGGATGCGGTCATCGTGGCGGGGGCCGTACCCGTCGTTTACGCGG is from Bordetella bronchialis and encodes:
- a CDS encoding GntR family transcriptional regulator — encoded protein: MSLTETLSTLRLDRSRHAAPQVFEKLRELIVSLELAPGTVLPRPELAEAFGLSQTPIRDALLRLSEEGLVDIFPQHTTEVSRIDIAAARQAHFLRRSLELEIVHLLAQRPDPLLAARLQAHIDLQRAGLAANQYAQFIAADQAFHREMHEAAGVAGLWELEQRYSGHVDRLRRLHLPEAGKAERILQDHQRVLDAIVAQDAQRAQQALREHLSGTLSQVDDICKRYPDYVREG
- a CDS encoding tetratricopeptide repeat protein, translated to MSATPDAPSLSGPQWLALGRALHASGRHAEAVHALQQAAVQLPLAVEVYRALVEALDASGQVADAASARIGIDAIERRRAIDLFEIGRVYARHRQWNAAGHWLERALMIDPLLGTARLCMAWVLRQLGRQNGGARDVHRRYRREPAFARAKAATPRRTVLILCSSGFANVPFRHLLPPALNRVIRWVVDLGLIGRGRGHGPLPRRYDLAFNVVGDADLGVPCRQALADFAATARAPLLNLPDRIERTTRENIGALLQGIAGIDVPTTIRWHPAQPASVHDAIAAAGMCYPAIARPAGEHGGSGVTLLSSAADTVAPPPGTDMYLTAYRDYRSADGYYRKYRVIFIDGEPYPYHLAIGSQWLLHYFSADMLSDAWKLEEERHFLEDPRAVLGTQAWEALRRIGGRMDLDYCGIDFSLLPDGRILVFETNATMLVHPEVEQDGLRFKNLYIQKIFDAFDALMRRRCAGAG
- the ydiK gene encoding AI-2E family transporter YdiK, coding for MAQADRTDIARIFFLIVVLSALLAGSLYIVRPFVPGFIWAGTIVVATWPLLLGLQRHLGNRRWLAVLVMMAGLVVVMALPLYHTITTLADRANDIIGAIRKLPTYALLPPPAWVHDIPLIGYRTATEWQKLSDAGPGGLLARIEPYLTTGARWALGHATVLGAFMIHMLVTLVFSGILYAHGEAAAGFVTRLSVRLAGPSGAVAIRLAGQAVRAVALGIVLTAVVQAALGGAGLWLAGVPAAGILTAIMLLLCVAQIGPLLPMAVGVIWLYRLDANIAATLLLLWSIFIGTMDNVLRPLLISRGVRLPLLLILCGVVGGLLAFGPVGLFIGPVILAVTQVMLRTWVDGVPSSPALASEAGTPDEAPAMAAKGADRTVWKRPA
- a CDS encoding helix-turn-helix domain-containing protein; translation: MDTVHPLMHDSSAFTAGGAAWREDGAAATHPASSRLPCDSCGARKLCQAAQLCRGGQDRPAGLPLCARKVSAGEAVFRAGDPLRNLYVSRAGTCKSIRLYRDGRQQITGFHLGGEFLGMDAIATGRHETEAVALEDMMVCVLPYREIEALADEFTDVRRGMERMLSREIVRESKLLMLMGNLNAEERVAAFLVDLADRYAERGYSAVSFTLRMSREEIGSHLGMKLETVSRMFSRLQQRGLIALHGKQVRILDLPALRQV